Within Ictalurus furcatus strain D&B chromosome 3, Billie_1.0, whole genome shotgun sequence, the genomic segment CTTTTATTGGTTCCATCTAGCTAACATCAGTTAAATTCTTGTTGACGCTGGAATTACAATGAAAGCCCTTTAAATGTCTTGTATTGCTGCATCTGGGAATTATCTTACAGCAAAAACATTAACGATATATCTTTTTTGGTTTTCCTCACCACGGTATAAAGCCAAACTGGTATATCGTTACACttataaggtgcaaacattctaCCAACGCAAAAGTAacggcacaaaaaaaaacttgagtAAGATCTTTTATTGAGATTTGGCAGAGAATTATAAAGTATACTTCCATGCATATTTTACAGAAAcagctctatttttttttgataatcgTCTTGGATTATAGACTAAAAAAACAGACGTGAGTGTGGGTTTCATCATATTCTGATTATCCCTCTGTGCACCTGTTTTCCACGGAGGCGTGAGTCAGTCAGCGATGAGTCAAAGCAAAATCAGAGCAGGCATCAGAAGCATTTCACTGGAAGACATTAGACAGGAACATGCCAGACGCTAGATGTGATCCCACCTCCGTCGCCcacgttctctttctctctgaatgCCTCGACATGCCGCTGATATCAACTCCCACACGCTCAACAACATTCACGGGagccaagaacaaaaacaacatggtTCGACCTGTTAACTATGTCAATGATAaagtggggagaaaaaaaaaagtacaaataagATTTTTCAACAAGCTGTAGCTGTGTCAGTTTCTATTGTACACAGTCATATACACATGAAGTAAATCCAATATAAGAACGCAATAAGCACCGacatcaacaaaaaaacccaaatgtgTACATGATCTTCTAAAATGACATATGAGTATGATACATACATGCATTACTGCTCATCACTATAACATAACACATAAGCGTTTCCACTTCAGGAACATTTTCAGGAACTTTAGGTGCGTTTCCATCGTCGGAATTTGACTTCCAAGGACGACTTCAGCTCCTGCTCCAGAGTTGGTATCTTTTTGATGTACTAGGTACTAAAGGTGGCGGAGCCTGCTGTACTGGAGGGCTAAACACAAGCTTTACAGAATGGCCACGCCCACATTTCTaccacaatttaaaaataaggcAAGTCAATAATGTCGCACAGGTATATTATGTTAAACGCTTCGTACCAAAGATATACAACCTAGATGGCACTGCATGCTAAGATGGGCCTTAAAATTTAAACCTATATGCAGCTCTCATTTCTCAGCTGTGTAATGAGCTATCGCATAACCTGTGGAAGAGGCGGAGTTGTTGGTAGTCtagaaagcatttttaaaactataatgtGAAAAACCAAACATTAAAACAGCTGACTCAGCAGTTAATGtgaccagaaggttgtgagtttaaagCCCAAGTCTCTCAAACAGCAATTGTTCAGCCTTTAAGCCAATTATGTTGACCGTTATCTGCTCAACTCTATATTCGGTTTCTGCTAAATGACTTAtgcaaatatttgaaaaaaagaattgaaaaagaaaacactatATAATGGTATAAAAATTATTTCGATTTCAGATTACAGCTCTTTGACTGACCTCGTAATGACAAATTATCCGCCTGATGTTTCTACTATTCTAACTATCCCGAAAAACACCCTGTAAGTATAAATGTAAAGATATATGCTGGAAAATATTTTATGGAGAATGCTATAAGGTTGCCAAGTGTAGATATAGTACTGTAGGTATAGACACTCTCTAGTGTGGATTGGCCAAACAATCTAGCATAGCTACCACTTTGACACCACTGTTAATGCTTTGCTCAGCTACGCTGTTGTACAAATATCAGTTGAAAATCTTCTTCACCAAACAACGGTTTTACTAacttctgtaaaaaaaacaacaaaaaaaaaacaagaataatttaaaaaaaaaacaattaagctTTGTTTTGTTGATAACTTCATTAAAAACCTCAGCTAAAGACATGTCTAACTGAGTTTGCTCGGACCTCATGGGTGGCCTGTCGTCAGCAGGGCTGCATTTCGGGACTCGCTTTGGTCTTTTGGTGCGTCGTCGTTAGCATTAGCAGCTTGTCCATTCGCATCAGCTCTTTACCAAGCTCGGTGCAAATGCGACTGCCGATCGTCTGGTTGCTGGTGTTGGGGAGCGTCTCGGAGTACAGAGAGACGTAGCTGGGGAGCGGCGCCTCCGTCCTGGGATTAccctggaaaacaaaaaaaggaggaagaatTGAAGCCATAAGTGCCAAGTTGCATAAGAAGATGAAATCACGCTAACCAGTTCGACCTGGTTCACCTAACATGCTTACTTTAACCCAATTTGGCATTAGGCCAACAATAACTGCTTAGCATTCTATCACAGTGGAAGATAACAATAACGTAttataatgaatacatttaaaaagtctATATTTTCCCCAACAGTAAATAATGCTAGCTTACAAACTTAGCATGTCAGGTCGTGTAGCATTAGCAAGGTAAGTGTTTACCAAAGCTATTGTGACTAATGTCAGATGAAATCTAATGACAATTGTAATTTTACTGGGTCTTACGAGGGGGGGGTTCAAAAACCAAAAGCAGAAAATATCATTGTGCTGCTTCATTATTGAAGTTTGTCTGTGAAATAAATTTGTCCTGAGCTGtcatctgtaaatataattccTTCAAGCTCTAAAGAACCTTGATTCATCTGGCAGTGTAAATTGCTTTAcaagatacatttttaaaaaaaacacatatgaaCCTTGATGTTCGTCAAACCAccttagtgctttttttttctatttcccttacaaacagtgaactcagtgaAGACAGTAAAAACTCCAGCTCTCCGTTCTGGGATAATCCTAAAAGATGAAATATCACTAAACATCTTGTAGATAAACAGAAGCACGAGAAGACTGACTCCTTACCAGCTGATCAAAGTCTTTCAGAAAACTCCAGTTCTTCTCCCTGAgaacaacgacaacaa encodes:
- the c3h2orf50 gene encoding uncharacterized protein C2orf50 homolog, which codes for MDRKVSIRRATSAGYRLPERPSVALASQSSVSVKRPPQSGPRNTSEPPPERDPDTRDPVKQDRVWRELVRAERDGVKEWEKNWSFLKDFDQLGNPRTEAPLPSYVSLYSETLPNTSNQTIGSRICTELGKELMRMDKLLMLTTTHQKTKASPEMQPC